In Micromonospora purpureochromogenes, a single window of DNA contains:
- a CDS encoding ribonuclease Z, with protein sequence MSMRELVVLGTASQAPTRQRNHNGYVLRWDDEVILFDPGEGTQRQLLHTGVTATDLTRICVTHFHGDHCLGLPGIIQRLSLDRVPHPVAVHFPAGGAEYFARLRHATSFHETAELAVEPIEADGQRITLRGGTLEARRLRHSIETYGYRLVEPDGCRMLPERLSAYGIAGPAVGELLRVGHLDLAGRRVTRDEVSVTRPGQRFAFVMDTALCDAVYALAEHADLLVIESTFLESETALAAEAGHLTAAQAARVATESGVRKLVLTHFSQRYSDLRRFADEARRHFAGDLVIAEDLTTVPVPPRRVASAG encoded by the coding sequence TTGTCCATGCGCGAGCTGGTGGTGCTCGGGACGGCCAGCCAGGCCCCCACCCGGCAGCGCAACCACAACGGGTACGTGCTGCGCTGGGACGACGAGGTGATCCTCTTCGACCCGGGCGAGGGCACCCAGCGGCAGCTGCTGCACACCGGGGTCACCGCCACCGACCTGACCCGGATCTGCGTCACCCACTTCCACGGCGACCACTGCCTCGGCCTGCCCGGCATCATCCAGCGGCTCTCCCTGGACCGGGTGCCGCACCCGGTGGCGGTGCACTTCCCGGCCGGCGGCGCCGAGTACTTCGCCCGACTGCGGCACGCCACCTCCTTCCACGAGACCGCCGAGTTGGCCGTCGAGCCGATCGAGGCGGACGGGCAGCGGATCACCCTGCGCGGTGGCACGCTGGAGGCCCGCCGGCTGCGGCACTCCATCGAGACGTACGGCTACCGGCTGGTGGAGCCGGACGGCTGCCGGATGCTCCCGGAGCGGCTGTCCGCGTACGGGATCGCCGGGCCGGCGGTCGGGGAGCTGCTCCGCGTCGGCCACCTCGACCTGGCCGGGCGTCGCGTCACCCGGGACGAGGTGAGCGTGACCCGACCGGGCCAGCGGTTCGCCTTCGTGATGGACACCGCGCTCTGTGACGCGGTGTACGCCCTCGCCGAACACGCCGACCTGCTGGTCATCGAGTCGACCTTCCTGGAGTCGGAGACCGCCCTGGCCGCCGAGGCCGGCCACCTGACCGCGGCTCAGGCAGCGCGGGTGGCGACCGAGTCGGGGGTACGCAAGCTGGTGCTCACCCACTTCTCCCAGCGGTACAGCGACCTGCGCCGGTTCGCCGACGAGGCCCGCCGGCACTTCGCCGGTGACCTGGTCATCGCCGAGGACCTGACCACCGTGCCGGTCCCGCCGCGCCGGGTAGCCTCGGCCGGATGA
- a CDS encoding GNAT family N-acetyltransferase, with translation MTITLRPATVDDLMAVGALHRRSRVAAYSSFLPAEALADPSAEAMGRYWVERFGWERDDHRMTLAERDGRLVGFSYLGPDDEGDPATGLLNAIHLDPDERGRGTGRELMVDALDAMRSRGWSRAVLWVLAQNHAARRFYERGGWTPEGTRRDEHFGPIVVPQVRYARPL, from the coding sequence ATGACCATCACGCTGCGCCCCGCCACCGTCGACGACCTGATGGCGGTAGGGGCCCTGCACCGGCGGTCGCGGGTGGCCGCGTACTCCTCGTTCCTGCCGGCGGAGGCGCTGGCCGACCCGTCGGCCGAGGCGATGGGCCGGTACTGGGTCGAGCGGTTCGGCTGGGAGCGGGACGACCACCGGATGACCCTGGCCGAGCGGGACGGCCGGCTGGTCGGCTTCAGCTACCTGGGCCCGGACGACGAGGGCGATCCGGCCACCGGCCTGCTCAACGCCATCCACCTCGACCCAGACGAGCGGGGCCGGGGCACCGGCCGCGAGCTGATGGTCGACGCGCTGGACGCCATGCGGTCGCGCGGCTGGTCCCGGGCGGTGCTCTGGGTGCTGGCGCAGAACCACGCCGCACGTCGCTTCTACGAGCGCGGCGGCTGGACGCCGGAGGGCACCCGGCGCGACGAGCACTTCGGCCCGATCGTCGTCCCGCAGGTCCGGTACGCCCGACCGCTCTGA
- a CDS encoding S1C family serine protease yields MDTDHTERAEDAALDAYSRVVTGVAARVLPSVAALSVRTARGAGAGSAITVGTDGLLLTSAHVVQGARDGSAAFGDGTEARFRVLGADPLSDLAVLRVDEATVPPVELGDADTLRIGQLVVAVGNPMGLAGSVTAGVVSGLGRSLPARDGRVTRLIEDVIQTDAALNPGNSGGALADSAGRVIGVNTAVAGYGLGLAVPINATTRQIIDDLIAGGRVRRAWLGVAGIPVPLPPEVAERTGQRRGLRVIEVVPGSPAGLAGIYLGDVILSAGGRPVRDGQGLQRLMLGPAIGTRLPVTVLRRGALVDVVAVPTELTR; encoded by the coding sequence ATGGACACCGATCACACCGAGCGGGCGGAGGACGCCGCGCTCGACGCGTACTCCCGGGTGGTCACCGGCGTGGCGGCCCGGGTGCTGCCCAGCGTGGCCGCCCTGTCGGTGCGGACCGCGCGCGGGGCCGGCGCCGGCTCCGCGATCACCGTGGGCACGGACGGCCTGCTGCTGACCAGCGCCCACGTGGTGCAGGGCGCCCGGGACGGCTCGGCCGCCTTCGGCGACGGCACCGAGGCGCGGTTCCGGGTCCTCGGGGCGGATCCGCTCTCCGACCTGGCGGTGCTGCGGGTGGACGAGGCGACCGTGCCGCCGGTGGAGCTGGGCGACGCGGACACCCTGCGGATCGGCCAGCTGGTGGTCGCGGTCGGCAACCCGATGGGGCTGGCCGGCTCGGTCACCGCCGGGGTGGTGTCCGGGCTGGGCCGGTCGCTGCCGGCCCGGGACGGCCGGGTCACCCGACTCATCGAAGACGTCATCCAGACCGACGCCGCGCTCAACCCCGGCAACTCCGGCGGTGCGCTGGCCGACTCGGCCGGCCGGGTGATCGGGGTGAACACCGCCGTCGCCGGCTACGGCCTCGGGCTGGCCGTGCCGATCAACGCCACCACCCGGCAGATCATCGACGACCTCATCGCCGGCGGGCGGGTGCGCCGGGCCTGGCTGGGGGTGGCCGGCATCCCGGTGCCGCTGCCGCCCGAGGTCGCCGAGCGCACCGGCCAGCGCCGTGGCCTGCGGGTGATCGAGGTGGTGCCGGGCAGCCCCGCCGGACTGGCCGGGATCTACCTCGGTGACGTGATCCTCTCCGCCGGCGGCCGGCCGGTCCGGGACGGCCAGGGCCTGCAACGGCTCATGCTCGGCCCGGCGATCGGCACCCGGCTGCCGGTGACCGTGCTGCGCCGGGGTGCCCTCGTCGACGTGGTCGCGGTGCCGACCGAGCTGACCCGCTGA
- a CDS encoding cystathionine beta-synthase, which yields MQYYDNVVELIGNTPLVRLRNVTEGIRATVLAKVEYLNPGGSVKDRIALRMVEDAEVAGILKPGGTIVEPTSGNTGVGLALVAQLKGYKCVFVCPDKVSQDKQDVLRAYGAEVVVCPTAVAPEDPRSYYNVSDRLAREIPGAWKPNQYSNPANPRSHYETTGPELWKQTEGGLTHFVAGVGTGGTISGIGRYLKEASEGRVKVIGADPEGSVYSGGTGRPYLVEGVGEDFWPETYDRGIADEIIEVSDKASFEMTRRLAREEGMLVGGSCGMAVVAALEVARKAGPDDVVVVLLPDSGKGYLSKIFNDNWMARYGFLDNSGTEPTVADALASKPGGLPELVHVHPTETVRDAIDYMREYGVSQLPVLKAEPPVVTGEVAGSIAERDLLDALFTGQAHLHDTIERHMAEPLPMIGGGQPVSEAVGLLEKSDAALVLVDGKPKGVLTRQDLLAHLGAR from the coding sequence GTGCAGTACTACGACAACGTCGTCGAGTTGATCGGCAACACCCCGCTGGTACGGCTGCGCAACGTCACCGAGGGCATCCGGGCCACCGTGCTGGCGAAGGTGGAGTACCTCAACCCGGGCGGTTCGGTGAAGGACCGGATCGCGCTGCGGATGGTGGAGGACGCCGAGGTCGCGGGCATCCTCAAGCCGGGCGGCACCATCGTCGAGCCGACCAGCGGCAACACCGGCGTCGGGCTGGCCCTGGTAGCCCAGCTCAAGGGCTACAAGTGCGTCTTCGTCTGCCCGGACAAGGTCAGCCAGGACAAGCAGGACGTGCTGCGCGCGTACGGCGCCGAGGTGGTGGTCTGCCCGACCGCCGTCGCGCCGGAGGACCCGCGCTCCTACTACAACGTCTCCGACCGGCTGGCCCGGGAGATCCCCGGCGCCTGGAAGCCCAACCAGTACAGCAACCCGGCCAACCCGCGCTCGCACTACGAGACGACCGGCCCGGAGCTGTGGAAGCAGACCGAGGGCGGGCTCACCCACTTCGTGGCCGGCGTCGGCACCGGCGGCACCATCTCCGGCATCGGGCGCTACCTGAAGGAGGCCTCCGAGGGCCGGGTCAAGGTCATCGGGGCGGACCCGGAGGGTTCGGTCTACTCCGGCGGCACCGGCCGGCCGTACCTGGTCGAGGGCGTCGGTGAGGACTTCTGGCCGGAGACGTACGACCGGGGCATCGCCGACGAGATCATCGAGGTCTCGGACAAGGCCTCGTTCGAGATGACCCGGCGGCTGGCCCGCGAGGAGGGGATGCTGGTCGGCGGCTCCTGCGGGATGGCCGTGGTGGCCGCCCTGGAGGTGGCCCGCAAGGCCGGTCCGGACGACGTCGTCGTCGTGCTGCTGCCGGACAGCGGCAAGGGCTACCTGTCGAAGATCTTCAACGACAACTGGATGGCCCGGTACGGCTTCCTGGACAACTCGGGCACCGAGCCGACCGTGGCCGACGCGCTCGCCAGCAAGCCGGGCGGCCTGCCCGAGCTGGTGCACGTGCACCCCACCGAGACGGTCCGCGACGCGATCGACTACATGCGCGAGTACGGCGTCTCGCAGCTGCCGGTGCTCAAGGCCGAGCCGCCGGTGGTGACCGGCGAGGTGGCCGGCTCGATCGCCGAGAGGGACCTGCTCGACGCGCTCTTCACCGGGCAGGCGCACCTGCACGACACCATCGAGCGGCACATGGCCGAGCCGCTGCCGATGATCGGCGGCGGGCAGCCGGTGAGCGAGGCGGTCGGCCTGCTGGAGAAGTCCGACGCGGCGCTGGTGCTGGTCGACGGCAAGCCCAAGGGCGTGCTCACCCGGCAGGACCTGCTCGCCCACCTCGGCGCGCGCTGA
- a CDS encoding YkvA family protein produces MSRTLKRSAAFTALFRALAAGARGGPSLGARLAALPRMIRATARGEYDGGLRLAMMTAATAYVLSPVDVVPELFLTIFGLVDDALMVTWLAGSVLAETERFLEWEARRSSVIPGQMIP; encoded by the coding sequence ATGAGCAGGACGTTGAAGCGGAGCGCGGCGTTCACCGCATTGTTCCGGGCACTGGCGGCGGGCGCCCGGGGCGGGCCCTCGCTGGGCGCCCGGTTGGCGGCGCTGCCCCGGATGATCAGGGCGACCGCCCGGGGCGAGTACGACGGCGGCCTCCGGCTGGCCATGATGACGGCGGCGACGGCGTACGTGCTCTCGCCGGTGGACGTGGTGCCGGAGCTGTTCCTGACCATCTTCGGCCTGGTGGACGACGCGCTCATGGTCACCTGGCTGGCCGGCAGCGTGCTGGCGGAGACCGAGCGCTTCCTGGAGTGGGAGGCGCGTCGCAGCTCCGTCATCCCCGGGCAGATGATCCCCTGA
- a CDS encoding SGNH/GDSL hydrolase family protein: MGVAGSVVPGSRWHRARQIARMAAIGTGASAAAFVATGGVLLGQARQARRTIPMAEAPPPRCDGVYGAKCPGPPLTMVVLGDSSAASYGVHRRRETLGALLATGLSRRLHRPVRVHRLAVVGSLSAGLRPQVESALECDPDVAVILIGGNDVTNRTPPGLAVRYLVEAVRALRAAGCEVVVGTCPDLGAIQPIQPPLRWLARRWSRQLAAAQTVAVVEAGGWTVSLGDMLGPRFVAEPTRMFAWDRFHPSAEGYAVAAAALLPTVISALGAGAERRPVPGRGEGVRSLPEAAQEAARHAGTEVSGTQVRGRDRGPAGRWAHLRRRAFFGVGAVPQPGPATDSPTLEGSA, encoded by the coding sequence ATGGGGGTGGCTGGTTCCGTCGTACCGGGTTCGCGCTGGCACCGCGCCCGGCAGATCGCGCGGATGGCGGCGATCGGCACGGGCGCCAGCGCGGCGGCGTTCGTCGCGACCGGCGGCGTGCTGCTCGGTCAGGCCCGCCAGGCCCGGCGCACCATCCCGATGGCCGAGGCGCCCCCGCCCCGCTGCGACGGTGTCTACGGCGCGAAGTGCCCCGGCCCGCCGCTGACCATGGTGGTGCTCGGCGACTCGTCGGCGGCCAGCTACGGCGTGCACCGGCGCCGGGAGACCCTGGGGGCGCTGCTCGCCACCGGGCTGTCCCGACGGCTGCACCGGCCGGTGCGGGTGCACCGCCTCGCCGTGGTGGGATCGCTCTCCGCCGGGCTCCGGCCGCAGGTCGAGTCGGCGCTGGAGTGCGACCCGGACGTCGCGGTGATCCTGATCGGCGGCAACGACGTCACCAACCGCACCCCGCCCGGGCTGGCGGTGCGCTACCTGGTCGAGGCGGTCCGCGCGCTGCGGGCCGCCGGTTGCGAGGTGGTCGTCGGCACCTGCCCCGACCTCGGCGCGATCCAGCCGATCCAGCCGCCGCTGCGCTGGCTGGCCCGGCGGTGGAGCCGGCAGCTGGCCGCCGCGCAGACGGTGGCGGTGGTCGAGGCGGGCGGCTGGACGGTCTCCCTCGGCGACATGCTCGGTCCCCGGTTCGTCGCCGAACCCACCCGGATGTTCGCCTGGGACCGGTTCCACCCGTCCGCGGAGGGGTACGCGGTGGCCGCCGCCGCGCTGCTGCCCACCGTGATCTCGGCGCTGGGCGCCGGCGCGGAACGCAGGCCGGTACCGGGCCGGGGCGAGGGGGTACGGTCGCTGCCGGAGGCCGCCCAGGAGGCGGCCCGGCACGCCGGGACGGAGGTCAGCGGCACCCAGGTCCGGGGTCGCGACCGCGGACCGGCCGGCCGTTGGGCCCACCTGCGCCGGCGGGCCTTCTTCGGCGTCGGCGCGGTGCCGCAACCCGGTCCCGCCACCGACTCACCCACACTGGAGGGATCGGCATGA
- a CDS encoding SGNH/GDSL hydrolase family protein, with product MTERGIGAELALRLGKAAAFSLVAGTIGGAAVLAGQAVAARNRSYAQPELGLALRATVGRAGAPPLRLVLLGDSSALGVGVERFDETVGGQLAHLLAEGPTGRQVHLSSVGVSGSRSTDLATQVARALLGERPDVAVILIGANDATAMRRPGEAAAYLGAAVRRLRDARVEVVVGTCPDLGAVRAVAQPLRQVLGWSGRRMARAQTAAVLDAGGSVVDLGTETGPVFRADAGTFCPDGFHPSADGYRVWAHALLPAVAAAATSASRH from the coding sequence ATGACCGAACGCGGCATCGGTGCGGAGCTGGCGCTCCGGCTCGGCAAGGCGGCGGCCTTCTCCCTGGTCGCCGGCACCATCGGCGGCGCGGCGGTGCTCGCCGGGCAGGCCGTCGCCGCCCGCAACCGCAGCTACGCCCAGCCGGAGCTGGGCCTGGCGCTACGCGCCACCGTCGGCCGGGCCGGCGCCCCGCCGCTGCGGCTGGTGCTGCTGGGCGACTCCTCGGCGCTCGGCGTGGGAGTCGAACGCTTCGACGAGACCGTGGGCGGGCAACTGGCCCACCTGCTGGCCGAGGGACCGACCGGGCGGCAGGTGCACCTGTCCAGCGTGGGGGTCTCCGGCTCCCGCTCCACCGACCTGGCCACCCAGGTGGCCCGGGCGCTGCTCGGCGAGCGCCCCGACGTGGCGGTGATCCTGATCGGCGCCAACGACGCCACCGCGATGCGCCGGCCGGGCGAGGCCGCGGCGTACCTCGGCGCGGCGGTGCGCCGGCTGCGCGACGCGCGGGTGGAGGTGGTGGTCGGCACCTGTCCGGACCTGGGCGCGGTGCGCGCCGTCGCGCAGCCGCTGCGGCAGGTGCTCGGCTGGTCGGGGCGGCGGATGGCCCGGGCGCAGACCGCGGCCGTGCTCGACGCCGGCGGCAGCGTGGTCGACCTGGGCACCGAGACCGGGCCGGTGTTCCGCGCCGACGCCGGGACCTTCTGCCCCGACGGCTTCCACCCCTCCGCCGACGGCTACCGGGTCTGGGCGCACGCCCTGCTGCCGGCGGTGGCCGCCGCGGCCACCAGCGCCTCCCGCCACTAG
- a CDS encoding acetyl-CoA C-acetyltransferase, whose amino-acid sequence MPIESSRDAVIVATARSPIGRAFKGSLREVRPDDLAATIVQAALDKVPGLDPTQVEDLYLGCGLPGGEQGFNMARVVATLLGLDGLPGATLTRYCASSLQTTRMAMHAIRAGEGDVFISAGVETVSRYARGNSDTLPPEAQALVGGGWENPRFAEAQERSKTRAAGGAEVWTDPREAGQLPDIYLTMGQTAENLAQVYDVTREDMDAFGVRSQNLAEKAIADGFWAREITPVTTPDGTVVSTDDGPRAGVTLEAVAGLKPVFRPDGRITAGNCCPLNDGAAAVVVMSAQRAKDLGLTPLARIVSTGVTALSPEIMGLGPVEASRQALKRAGMTVDDVDLVEINEAFAAQVIPSYRQLGIPEEKVNVMGGAIAVGHPFGMTGARITGTLLNSLEWHDKTIGLETMCVGGGQGMAMVLERLS is encoded by the coding sequence ATGCCGATTGAGTCGTCCCGCGACGCCGTCATCGTCGCCACCGCCCGCTCCCCCATCGGTCGCGCGTTCAAGGGCTCGCTGCGCGAGGTCCGCCCCGACGACCTCGCCGCGACCATCGTCCAGGCCGCACTGGACAAGGTCCCCGGGCTCGACCCGACCCAGGTCGAGGACCTCTACCTCGGGTGCGGCCTGCCCGGCGGCGAGCAGGGCTTCAACATGGCCCGGGTGGTCGCCACGCTGCTGGGCCTGGACGGCCTGCCCGGCGCCACCCTCACCCGCTACTGCGCCTCGTCGCTGCAGACCACCCGGATGGCGATGCACGCCATCCGCGCCGGTGAGGGCGACGTCTTCATCTCCGCCGGCGTGGAGACGGTCTCCCGGTACGCCCGGGGCAACTCCGACACCCTCCCGCCGGAGGCGCAGGCGCTGGTCGGCGGCGGCTGGGAGAACCCGCGCTTCGCCGAGGCGCAGGAGCGCTCCAAGACCCGCGCGGCCGGTGGTGCCGAGGTGTGGACCGACCCGCGCGAGGCCGGCCAGCTCCCCGACATCTACCTGACGATGGGGCAGACCGCCGAGAACCTCGCCCAGGTGTACGACGTCACCCGCGAGGACATGGACGCCTTCGGTGTGCGCAGCCAGAACCTCGCCGAGAAGGCGATCGCCGACGGCTTCTGGGCCCGCGAGATCACCCCCGTCACCACGCCGGACGGCACCGTGGTCAGCACCGACGACGGCCCGCGCGCCGGGGTCACCCTGGAGGCCGTCGCCGGCCTGAAGCCGGTCTTCCGCCCCGACGGCCGGATCACCGCCGGCAACTGCTGCCCGCTCAACGACGGCGCCGCCGCCGTGGTGGTGATGAGCGCCCAGCGCGCGAAGGACCTCGGGCTCACCCCGCTGGCCCGGATCGTCTCCACCGGCGTGACCGCCCTGTCGCCGGAGATCATGGGCCTCGGCCCGGTAGAGGCGTCCCGGCAGGCCCTCAAGCGGGCCGGCATGACCGTCGACGACGTCGACCTGGTCGAGATCAACGAGGCGTTCGCCGCGCAGGTGATCCCCTCCTACCGGCAGCTCGGCATCCCGGAGGAGAAGGTCAACGTGATGGGCGGCGCGATCGCCGTCGGCCACCCGTTCGGCATGACCGGCGCCCGGATCACCGGCACGCTGCTCAACTCCCTGGAGTGGCACGACAAGACCATCGGCCTGGAGACCATGTGCGTCGGTGGCGGCCAGGGCATGGCGATGGTGCTGGAGCGGCTCAGCTGA
- a CDS encoding CYTH and CHAD domain-containing protein → MATVVERERKYSADEGFRLPDLTGCGGVATMSDATAFDLDAVYLDTPDLRLARSGFALRRRTGGHDAGWHLKVGAAGGARTEYQFPAGADDLDPPAELVGLFRAASRGQAVEPAARITTHRVERRLLDAAGRVLAEVAEDTVDGRDLVTGERQAWREIEVELADGDDRLLDAVQSRLREAGARPVPVSKSHRALAGRLAAVTDAAPTDPVAHYALTQRDVLIANHPGARHGDEDAVHDMRVAVRRLRATLRTFRGRWDRPRSAALRAELRWLGGQLGAVRDAQVMAARLTDAVRAEPADLVLGPVAARISERFAADLATALDELVRTLDSDRYTELLAGLDRLLEAPPARAVDARWVARRVRRAVTRADDRLDRALDGERTQEGDVALHEARKAYKTARYAVEVREPDAGQPAAALVEQLRDLQDLLGTEHDSVVTREVLRRQALRAYADGENTFTYGLLHARQAAAADRDLRAIPAARDRARRRKVRRWLRK, encoded by the coding sequence ATGGCGACGGTGGTGGAGCGGGAACGCAAGTACTCCGCCGACGAGGGCTTCCGGCTGCCGGACCTGACGGGGTGCGGTGGCGTCGCGACGATGTCGGACGCCACCGCCTTCGACCTGGACGCGGTCTACCTGGACACCCCGGACCTGCGGCTGGCGCGCAGCGGCTTCGCGCTGCGCCGGCGGACGGGCGGCCACGACGCCGGCTGGCACCTGAAGGTCGGCGCGGCCGGCGGCGCCCGGACCGAGTACCAGTTCCCGGCCGGCGCGGACGACCTCGACCCGCCGGCGGAGCTGGTCGGGCTGTTCCGGGCCGCCTCCCGCGGGCAGGCGGTCGAACCGGCGGCCCGGATCACCACCCACCGGGTGGAACGACGGCTGCTGGACGCGGCGGGCCGGGTGCTGGCGGAGGTCGCCGAGGACACCGTCGACGGGCGGGACCTGGTCACCGGCGAGCGGCAGGCGTGGCGGGAGATCGAGGTCGAGCTGGCCGACGGCGACGACCGGCTGCTCGACGCGGTGCAGTCGCGGCTGCGCGAGGCGGGCGCCCGCCCGGTTCCCGTCTCCAAGTCCCACCGGGCCCTCGCCGGCCGGCTCGCCGCCGTCACCGACGCGGCCCCGACGGACCCGGTCGCCCACTACGCCCTCACCCAGCGCGACGTGCTGATCGCGAACCATCCCGGGGCCCGGCACGGTGACGAGGACGCGGTGCACGACATGCGGGTCGCCGTCCGCCGGCTGCGGGCCACGCTGCGCACCTTCCGCGGCCGCTGGGACCGTCCGCGCAGCGCGGCCCTGCGCGCCGAGCTCCGCTGGCTGGGCGGCCAGCTCGGGGCGGTCCGCGACGCGCAGGTGATGGCCGCCCGGCTCACCGACGCCGTCCGTGCCGAGCCCGCCGACCTGGTCCTCGGCCCGGTCGCGGCGCGCATCTCGGAGCGGTTCGCGGCCGACCTCGCCACCGCCCTCGACGAGCTGGTCCGGACGCTGGACTCCGACCGCTACACCGAGCTGCTGGCCGGGCTCGACCGGCTGCTGGAGGCACCGCCCGCCCGTGCCGTCGACGCGCGGTGGGTCGCCCGCCGGGTCCGCCGGGCGGTCACCCGCGCCGACGACCGGCTGGACCGGGCCCTCGACGGGGAACGGACGCAGGAGGGGGACGTCGCGCTGCACGAGGCACGGAAGGCGTACAAGACCGCCCGGTACGCCGTCGAGGTGCGCGAGCCGGACGCGGGGCAGCCCGCCGCCGCCCTGGTGGAACAACTCAGGGACCTCCAGGACCTGCTCGGCACGGAGCACGACTCGGTGGTCACCCGGGAGGTGCTGCGACGCCAGGCGCTGCGCGCGTACGCCGACGGGGAGAACACCTTCACCTACGGGCTGCTGCACGCCCGGCAGGCCGCGGCGGCCGATCGGGACCTGCGGGCGATCCCCGCCGCCCGGGACCGGGCCCGCCGGCGGAAGGTCCGACGCTGGCTGAGGAAGTGA
- a CDS encoding Bax inhibitor-1/YccA family protein, with protein MRSANPVLDRLDDSSREHRLPGAGGAEAVTVDDVVVRTVGLLLLTGATAAVAWVVVPQAVWVPAALAGTALAGIALLLVISLRGITHPAPIIGYALLQGVLLGVASRAFELVYPGIVAQAVVGTFGVFLGMAVLYRARLVRATPRLARLVIGTLIGLLAVSLVNLVFRLFTGRQGVEVYSISGRVGWLPYAFSAVAIIAGALSFILDFDQVERSVRTGLPRRYAWLCAFGLLVGLIFLYWQILRLLSYLRR; from the coding sequence GTGCGCAGCGCCAACCCGGTCCTGGACCGGCTGGACGACAGCAGCCGGGAGCACCGGCTGCCCGGTGCGGGCGGCGCGGAGGCGGTGACCGTCGACGACGTGGTGGTCCGTACCGTCGGGCTGCTGCTGCTCACCGGCGCCACCGCGGCGGTGGCCTGGGTGGTCGTGCCGCAGGCGGTGTGGGTCCCGGCGGCGTTGGCCGGCACCGCCCTGGCGGGCATCGCGCTGCTCCTGGTGATCTCGCTGCGCGGCATCACCCACCCGGCCCCGATCATCGGGTACGCCCTGCTCCAGGGGGTGCTGCTCGGCGTGGCCAGCCGGGCGTTCGAGCTGGTCTATCCGGGCATCGTCGCGCAGGCGGTGGTGGGCACCTTCGGGGTGTTCCTCGGGATGGCGGTGCTTTACCGGGCCCGGCTGGTCCGGGCCACGCCGCGGCTGGCCCGCCTGGTGATCGGCACGCTGATCGGGCTGCTCGCGGTCAGCCTGGTCAACCTGGTCTTCCGGCTGTTCACCGGCCGGCAGGGCGTGGAGGTCTACAGCATCTCCGGCCGGGTCGGCTGGCTGCCGTACGCCTTCTCGGCGGTGGCGATCATCGCCGGGGCGCTCAGCTTCATCCTCGACTTCGACCAGGTGGAGCGGTCGGTCCGCACCGGCCTGCCCCGCCGGTACGCCTGGCTCTGCGCGTTCGGGCTGCTGGTCGGGCTGATCTTCCTCTACTGGCAGATCCTGCGGCTGCTGAGCTATCTGCGCCGCTGA
- a CDS encoding Bax inhibitor-1/YccA family protein, whose product MKTSNPVLARLGQAAERERSAGYAPPGQYGYGQPGIPQQYPGQPGSPVAPAAGTMTIDDVVVKTVALLGILGVSAAAAWVLVPDSLVYTAWIGAAIVGVVLGLIISFSRIANPALVVAYAVVEGAFVGLVSKAYETAYEGIVLQAVVATFGVFFVMAMLYKAKVIRATPKFVKGMIAVMAGLFAVMLINFVLAVFFDVNTGLRDGSPLAIGFSLVCIVVASLSFVLSFKEVEDGVRMGLPQRYSWTAAFGIVVSLVWLYLELLRLISYFQGDD is encoded by the coding sequence GTGAAGACCTCGAACCCGGTGCTGGCCCGGCTCGGCCAGGCGGCCGAGCGGGAGCGTTCCGCCGGGTACGCCCCGCCCGGGCAGTACGGCTACGGCCAGCCCGGCATTCCCCAGCAGTACCCGGGCCAGCCCGGCTCCCCGGTGGCCCCGGCCGCGGGCACCATGACCATCGACGACGTGGTCGTCAAGACCGTCGCGCTCCTCGGCATCCTCGGCGTCTCCGCCGCGGCAGCCTGGGTGCTGGTGCCGGACAGCCTGGTCTACACGGCCTGGATCGGCGCCGCGATCGTCGGCGTGGTCCTCGGCCTGATCATCTCCTTCTCCCGGATCGCGAACCCGGCGCTGGTCGTCGCGTACGCGGTGGTCGAGGGTGCCTTCGTCGGTCTGGTCAGCAAGGCGTACGAGACCGCCTACGAGGGCATCGTGCTCCAGGCCGTGGTGGCCACCTTCGGTGTCTTCTTCGTGATGGCCATGCTCTACAAGGCGAAGGTCATCCGGGCGACCCCGAAGTTCGTCAAGGGCATGATCGCCGTGATGGCCGGCCTCTTCGCCGTCATGCTGATCAACTTCGTGCTGGCGGTCTTCTTCGACGTCAACACCGGCCTGCGCGACGGCAGCCCGCTGGCCATCGGCTTCAGCCTGGTCTGCATCGTGGTCGCGTCGCTGAGCTTCGTGCTCAGCTTCAAGGAGGTCGAGGACGGCGTCCGGATGGGGCTGCCCCAGCGCTACTCCTGGACGGCCGCGTTCGGCATCGTGGTCAGCCTGGTCTGGCTCTACCTGGAGCTGCTCCGGCTGATCAGCTACTTCCAGGGCGACGACTGA